The following is a genomic window from Geminicoccus roseus DSM 18922.
ACGCAACGATGCGGGAGGTGAAACTACATGCTCGGCCCGGGTGCTCCAGCCATATTTCATGAATCCGGGTGTTATGTTTCCTATATATCAATTATTATTTGTAAATTGACGGCGGCGGCCAAGCGCAACGAGCCCGCCGAGTTGCCCCGGCGGGCTCAGATCGCTTGCTGCATGGCGACGCTCCAACGTGACGAGACCGCGGGAAAATCCCGGCGATCGCTCAAGTCAGGGCGACGAGCTTGAACTCAGAGTTCGTCGCGCTCGGCGCGCTTGCGCATCAGCTTGCGGAAACGGCGCACGGCTTCCGCCTTCTCGCGGGCACGGCGCTCGGAAGGCTTCTCGTAATGCCTGCGCATGCGCAGCTCACGGTACAGACCCTCGCGCTGCATCTTCTTCTTCAGTGCGCGCAGAGCCTGGTCGACATTGTTGTCGCGGACCTGGACCTCGACGATGACCGTTCTCCTCGGCATAAAACCATACGACACGCGCCGCGGCCGCGGTTCCGACCGACGCGGCCGGGCCTATATCACCGTCCGCGGGCAGGGGCAACATGGTCGCGCCGTCCGGCGGCCAGCCGATCGGCCGGCGTGACGCCGCCGGCAGGACGGTCTAGATCTCCGGGCATGACCATACTTCCCGTCCTGCGCATGGGCCACCCCACGCTCCTGGCGGTCGCCGAACCGGTCGGCGACCCGACGACGCCCCAGATCCGCCGCCTGGCCCTGGACATGATCGAGACCATGCATGCCGAGGAGGGAATCGGCATCGCGGCCCCCCAGGTCGGCCGCTCGCTGCGCCTGATCGTGGTGCTGCCGATCGAGGAGCGCGGCGCGGCCGGGGACGTGGACGCGATCGAGCCGCTGGTGCTGGCGGACCCGGTGCTGGAGCCGGTGGGCGACGCCGTCGAGGAGGCGGTGGAAGGCTGCCTCTCCATCCCGGGCCTGCGCGGGCAGGTGCCCCG
Proteins encoded in this region:
- the rpsU gene encoding 30S ribosomal protein S21, translating into MPRRTVIVEVQVRDNNVDQALRALKKKMQREGLYRELRMRRHYEKPSERRAREKAEAVRRFRKLMRKRAERDEL
- the def gene encoding peptide deformylase, with product MTILPVLRMGHPTLLAVAEPVGDPTTPQIRRLALDMIETMHAEEGIGIAAPQVGRSLRLIVVLPIEERGAAGDVDAIEPLVLADPVLEPVGDAVEEAVEGCLSIPGLRGQVPRPARVRWRARDLDGEELGGEAGGLFARILQHEVDHLDGILYPMRMNDLRSLAFVDAVEAAGSNEAGAPEGAKP